One window of the Gemmatimonadota bacterium genome contains the following:
- a CDS encoding sulfatase-like hydrolase/transferase, protein MQVPLVVILSVFIALLALDPAWGQSPDVPDRPNILWLVAEDMSPYLASFGDPTVSTPNLDRLAAEGVRYTNVFSVSGVCSPSRAALATGMYPTSIGAHHMRTTYQQPEAREMGIIDYEVVPPPHVRMVSEIMREHGYYTSNNSKEDYQFHPSMMAWDETSLFAHWRNRPEGKPFFSVFNFGVTHEGQIWNPATTWNLRYGRDVFPPDRNQELVWIPFPPGVEKELYIPSDLQVPVPPYLPDTPPVIKDIRRMYSNVVEMDRYVGVVLSQLEE, encoded by the coding sequence ATGCAGGTTCCTCTTGTCGTGATCCTGTCGGTTTTCATAGCCTTGCTCGCCCTGGACCCCGCCTGGGGTCAATCCCCGGATGTCCCCGACCGCCCCAACATCCTCTGGCTCGTCGCCGAGGACATGAGCCCCTACCTCGCCTCGTTCGGGGACCCGACCGTTTCGACGCCCAACCTCGACCGGCTAGCGGCCGAGGGAGTCCGATACACCAACGTGTTCTCGGTTTCCGGGGTCTGCTCCCCCAGCCGGGCCGCGCTGGCCACGGGCATGTATCCCACCAGCATCGGCGCGCATCACATGCGTACCACTTACCAGCAGCCGGAAGCCAGGGAAATGGGCATTATCGACTACGAGGTCGTTCCGCCGCCCCACGTCAGAATGGTCAGCGAGATCATGCGCGAGCACGGCTATTACACAAGCAACAATTCCAAGGAGGACTACCAGTTTCACCCGTCGATGATGGCGTGGGACGAGACCAGCCTGTTCGCCCATTGGCGCAACCGGCCCGAAGGCAAGCCGTTCTTCTCGGTATTCAACTTCGGCGTGACGCACGAGGGCCAGATCTGGAACCCCGCGACGACATGGAACCTCCGCTACGGCCGGGACGTGTTTCCGCCGGACAGAAACCAGGAGCTGGTGTGGATACCCTTCCCTCCGGGCGTGGAGAAGGAGTTGTATATTCCCTCGGACCTCCAGGTCCCCGTGCCCCCCTACCTGCCGGATACGCCGCCGGTCATCAAGGACATCCGCCGGATGTACTCCAATGTCGTGGAGATGGACCGCTACGTCGGGGTCGTACTGAGCCAGTTGGAGGAAG